One window of Nocardia nova SH22a genomic DNA carries:
- a CDS encoding VOC family protein, which produces MASVRKVQITFDCADPARVARFWCEVLGYEQQGSACVDPSGTGPRLYFQRVPEGKVVKNRVHLDVRVGTGLVGDERVAALEAECERLVALGAVRLHLLRADGVNESCLVMHDIEGNEFCLD; this is translated from the coding sequence ATGGCGTCGGTCAGGAAGGTCCAGATCACCTTCGACTGTGCGGATCCCGCACGCGTCGCTCGCTTCTGGTGTGAGGTGCTGGGATATGAGCAGCAGGGTTCGGCATGCGTCGATCCCTCCGGCACCGGCCCGCGCTTGTACTTCCAGCGCGTCCCCGAAGGCAAGGTCGTCAAGAACCGGGTGCATCTCGACGTCCGCGTCGGCACCGGGCTCGTGGGCGACGAGCGCGTGGCGGCGCTCGAGGCCGAATGCGAACGACTGGTCGCCCTCGGCGCCGTGCGTCTGCACCTATTGCGCGCCGACGGCGTCAACGAGTCGTGCCTGGTCATGCACGACATCGAAGGCAATGAGTTCTGTCTCGACTGA
- a CDS encoding cation:proton antiporter, translating to MTELLIVSVAALLVIAASAVVGPRVGIASPLVLVGIGVAASFLPIFASVHIEPEWILEGVLPPLLYSSAVSMPAMNFRREFGAISGLSVLLVIASALALGVFFMIVVPDVGFAWGVALGAIISPTDAVATSIIKQTSVSKRVVAMLDGESLLNDATALVLLRTAVVATAASFSFWGSLGTFVYSVLVAVAIGWFVGWLNLLIRKRVTDSTVNTVISFTVPFVASVPAELLGASGLVAAVVAGLITGIRAPRDLSPRNRLSDSQNWRTIELVLEGAVFLTMGLQIRAIVTNVQNDHGGVGTAVLIAAGALLLTIAVRAAYVAPLLRILTGRVRRGEKLQPRLENMQEKMSTTEGKQEMLERANTRRKVSERDLDRFARRVTKGLANIEYFLREPLGWREGAAVVWAGMRGAVTVAAAQTLPDDTPQRSVLVLIAFAVALMSLLIQGGTIGPLLRLLPSDVDQAAADEQTRSEQTRIMELLRTAADSVPEPPHPEGEPSQETFTEAKTHRLAVIAAQRSALLDARDNGTFDADVLANALANLDAAQIAIELRGTLVS from the coding sequence GTGACCGAACTGTTGATCGTGAGTGTGGCCGCGCTCCTGGTGATCGCGGCGTCGGCAGTGGTCGGCCCGCGGGTGGGGATCGCGTCTCCGCTCGTGCTGGTGGGGATCGGGGTCGCGGCGAGTTTCCTGCCGATCTTCGCTTCGGTGCACATCGAGCCCGAGTGGATTCTCGAAGGTGTGCTGCCGCCGCTGCTGTATTCGTCGGCGGTGTCCATGCCCGCGATGAACTTCCGCCGCGAATTCGGTGCCATCAGTGGACTTTCGGTGCTGCTGGTCATCGCCAGTGCGCTCGCGCTCGGGGTGTTCTTCATGATCGTCGTCCCGGATGTGGGTTTCGCGTGGGGCGTCGCGCTGGGGGCGATCATCAGCCCGACCGATGCCGTGGCGACCTCGATCATCAAACAGACCTCGGTATCCAAGCGTGTGGTCGCGATGCTCGACGGGGAGAGCCTGCTCAACGATGCGACCGCGCTGGTTCTGCTGCGCACCGCCGTCGTGGCGACGGCCGCGTCGTTCTCGTTCTGGGGTTCACTCGGCACGTTCGTGTACTCGGTGCTCGTCGCGGTGGCGATCGGATGGTTCGTCGGATGGCTGAACCTGCTGATCCGCAAGCGCGTCACCGATTCGACCGTCAATACCGTCATCTCGTTCACCGTCCCGTTCGTCGCGTCGGTCCCCGCCGAACTGCTCGGCGCCTCCGGTCTGGTGGCGGCCGTGGTAGCGGGTCTCATCACGGGAATCCGTGCGCCACGCGATCTTTCACCCCGCAACCGGCTCTCGGACTCACAGAATTGGCGCACGATCGAACTGGTCCTCGAGGGCGCGGTATTCCTCACCATGGGCCTGCAGATCCGCGCGATCGTGACCAATGTGCAGAACGATCACGGTGGCGTCGGGACGGCCGTCCTCATCGCGGCGGGCGCCCTGCTGCTCACGATCGCGGTCCGCGCGGCCTACGTCGCCCCGCTGCTGCGCATTCTCACCGGCCGCGTCCGCCGCGGCGAGAAGCTTCAGCCTCGGCTGGAGAACATGCAGGAGAAGATGAGCACCACCGAGGGCAAACAGGAGATGCTCGAGCGGGCCAACACCCGGCGCAAGGTGTCCGAGCGTGATCTCGACCGGTTCGCGCGCCGAGTCACCAAGGGACTGGCCAATATCGAGTACTTCCTGCGGGAACCCCTGGGCTGGCGCGAGGGCGCCGCGGTCGTGTGGGCGGGTATGCGCGGCGCGGTGACGGTGGCCGCGGCACAGACCCTGCCCGACGACACCCCGCAACGCTCGGTGCTGGTGCTGATCGCCTTCGCCGTCGCGCTGATGTCACTGCTCATCCAGGGCGGCACCATCGGCCCGCTGCTGCGCCTGCTACCCTCCGATGTCGACCAAGCCGCAGCCGACGAACAGACCCGATCCGAGCAGACCCGAATCATGGAATTGCTTCGCACAGCGGCTGATTCGGTTCCCGAACCACCGCACCCCGAAGGCGAGCCCTCCCAGGAAACCTTCACCGAGGCCAAGACTCACCGCCTGGCCGTCATCGCCGCCCAGCGATCCGCGCTACTGGACGCACGCGACAACGGCACCTTCGACGCCGACGTGCTGGCAAACGCCCTCGCCAATCTCGATGCCGCGCAGATCGCGATCGAACTGCGCGGCACACTCGTCTCCTGA
- a CDS encoding glycosyltransferase family 39 protein yields MSAATDSHRIVPADELSPLAFRELAILGGCLVVLLTVRLGRYPLWGDELYMVPAGRRLAWSYADQGPVVPLQAYLSDLVAPGSAVALRLPVVALTVATVVLAALIARELGGGRAAQIVAALGYTCTPFAVQQSAALSTFAYDAALTSLVCWLLIRWMRTRRDVLLIVAGLASAVDFQVKWLVVAVWGLLGIGVLIGGPREVLRRPALWAGVALIGLSAIPALVWQARHGWPQVAMGTAIQAEQTTMVDGRFASAARELVLTTGPGGILLLIGIWAVWRVRTMRFLLPLGVVPLLAVLVGGLRPYYLGSGFAIFFATAAVLLVGDGLHGRVGKLLTAYFAAGAVVVVTAVCVLPLPQSLLHGPAIRNGDMAVRAQFFGLRGWPQLVDTVTGAVASLPVDERDDIVIVTQNYWQASALDVFRPDLPPVYSGSRGYGYFGPPPDTATRVLYIGGDDLSEELPTRFAHVTAVASLDDPKGFQGVNYGIRVWYCSDPVRPWSRIWPDLMTLRIEDGG; encoded by the coding sequence GTGAGCGCTGCCACCGATTCGCACCGGATAGTTCCTGCGGATGAATTGTCCCCGTTGGCCTTTCGTGAGCTGGCGATCCTCGGCGGATGTCTTGTCGTACTTTTGACGGTGCGGCTGGGACGTTATCCGCTGTGGGGTGACGAGTTGTATATGGTGCCCGCGGGGCGGCGGTTGGCGTGGAGCTACGCCGATCAGGGGCCGGTGGTGCCGTTGCAGGCGTATCTGTCGGATCTGGTGGCGCCGGGTTCGGCGGTGGCGCTGCGGCTTCCGGTGGTCGCGCTGACGGTTGCGACCGTGGTGCTCGCGGCGTTGATCGCGCGTGAACTCGGCGGCGGGCGCGCGGCGCAAATCGTTGCGGCACTGGGGTATACGTGCACGCCGTTCGCGGTGCAGCAGTCCGCGGCGCTGAGCACCTTCGCCTACGACGCCGCGCTGACATCGCTCGTCTGCTGGTTGCTGATCCGCTGGATGCGCACCCGCCGCGATGTGCTGCTCATCGTGGCCGGTCTCGCCTCGGCGGTGGACTTTCAGGTGAAGTGGCTGGTGGTGGCGGTGTGGGGGTTGCTCGGTATCGGGGTGCTGATAGGGGGTCCCCGGGAGGTGCTGCGCAGGCCCGCGCTGTGGGCGGGAGTCGCGCTGATCGGGCTGTCCGCGATACCGGCGCTGGTATGGCAGGCTCGGCACGGCTGGCCGCAGGTCGCGATGGGAACCGCGATCCAGGCGGAGCAGACGACCATGGTCGACGGTCGATTCGCCTCCGCCGCACGCGAACTCGTGCTCACGACCGGGCCGGGCGGGATTCTGCTGCTGATCGGGATCTGGGCGGTGTGGCGCGTGCGAACAATGCGCTTTCTTCTCCCGCTGGGGGTCGTTCCGCTGCTGGCGGTGCTGGTGGGCGGGCTGCGTCCCTACTACTTGGGTAGCGGATTCGCGATCTTCTTCGCCACGGCCGCGGTCCTTCTCGTCGGCGACGGGCTGCACGGGCGGGTCGGCAAGCTGCTCACGGCCTATTTCGCGGCCGGTGCCGTCGTCGTCGTGACGGCGGTCTGTGTGCTCCCGCTGCCGCAATCTTTGCTGCACGGACCGGCGATTCGCAACGGCGACATGGCTGTTCGTGCTCAGTTCTTCGGCCTGCGGGGATGGCCGCAGCTCGTCGATACGGTCACCGGTGCGGTCGCGAGCCTGCCCGTGGACGAGCGTGACGATATCGTCATCGTCACCCAGAACTATTGGCAGGCAAGCGCATTGGATGTTTTCCGGCCCGATCTGCCGCCGGTGTACAGCGGGAGCCGGGGCTACGGCTACTTCGGGCCGCCGCCGGATACCGCGACCCGCGTGCTGTACATCGGTGGCGACGATCTGTCGGAGGAGCTGCCGACTCGGTTCGCGCACGTCACCGCGGTGGCGAGTCTCGACGATCCGAAGGGATTTCAGGGCGTGAACTACGGCATCCGGGTCTGGTACTGCTCGGATCCGGTGCGCCCGTGGTCGCGGATCTGGCCCGATCTCATGACACTGCGCATCGAAGACGGCGGGTGA
- a CDS encoding AAA family ATPase, whose amino-acid sequence MSTLTPAAESALRECAHRFDGALVVCGFPASGKSTAARFVGALTGAVVLDKDSHAPELEVSVMSRLTEPHDRDSPTYKSLIAPHLYTSLVRTGLTVAAKYPVVLDGPFLGAIRDAADAGIRLSEHLRAVAGPAEPVSVTTVWLDSSASDIEARMRMRNAERDAAKLADWTGYATTVLDSGIRTDAHRIVDIVIAN is encoded by the coding sequence GTGTCCACACTGACCCCGGCCGCGGAATCCGCCCTCCGCGAATGCGCTCACCGGTTCGACGGCGCTCTCGTGGTGTGCGGCTTCCCCGCGTCCGGCAAGTCCACCGCGGCCCGGTTCGTCGGTGCCCTCACCGGTGCTGTGGTGCTGGACAAGGACTCTCACGCACCCGAACTCGAAGTGTCGGTGATGTCACGACTGACCGAGCCCCACGATCGGGACAGCCCCACCTACAAGTCGCTGATCGCACCGCACCTCTACACTTCGCTCGTGCGCACCGGGCTCACCGTGGCCGCCAAATACCCGGTCGTGCTCGACGGACCGTTCCTCGGTGCCATACGAGATGCCGCGGACGCCGGCATCCGCCTCAGCGAGCATCTCCGGGCCGTCGCGGGACCGGCAGAGCCGGTGTCGGTGACCACCGTGTGGCTCGACTCCTCGGCTTCCGACATCGAGGCACGGATGCGAATGCGCAATGCCGAACGCGACGCCGCCAAACTCGCCGATTGGACCGGCTACGCAACAACCGTCCTGGACAGCGGCATTCGTACCGACGCGCACCGGATCGTCGACATCGTGATCGCCAATTAG